A single window of Pseudomonadota bacterium DNA harbors:
- a CDS encoding PaaI family thioesterase yields MHEEYIKNIFNNCNVGKLLGIEVYEVKEGIAKGKLKLKKEHINIFGNAHGGILFTLADQVGGACGNSLGKKAVLVESSIQYMKGADEGDTVFAEARLTHRGKKIGRIDIRIFRENKDLLALMHMVFFMRDDDHKTKITENI; encoded by the coding sequence ATGCATGAAGAGTATATAAAAAACATTTTTAATAATTGTAACGTGGGTAAGCTTCTTGGAATAGAGGTGTACGAAGTAAAAGAGGGAATAGCAAAGGGAAAGCTTAAATTGAAAAAGGAACATATAAATATTTTTGGTAATGCCCATGGCGGAATTTTATTTACCCTTGCAGACCAGGTGGGGGGAGCATGCGGTAACAGTCTTGGCAAGAAAGCAGTTTTAGTCGAATCTTCAATTCAATATATGAAAGGTGCTGATGAGGGTGATACTGTTTTTGCAGAGGCAAGATTAACTCACAGGGGTAAAAAGATCGGAAGGATTGATATAAGAATCTTTAGAGAAAATAAGGATTTACTGGCATTGATGCACATGGTTTTCTTCATGAGAGACGATGACCACAAGACAAAGATTACTGAAAATATTTAA